The segment CAGATAAATTTTGCCTCAGCGCTCATACTAGCATTATAACCTTatcattaaattattttgtattttaacatccttaaattaattcttttatttactaacctcaaatcatttcttttatttcctatgAATGATTATCAATTATACATTGACAAATCAAGGGGTTTCACAAATGTTTAAGAAAGTTCATTCAGGCTGCGGATTAAAGCACAACCAGAGGACCACCTTCCATGCTTAGTTCCCCCACCGTGGCAGCCTTCTCTCTCAGTGGCTATGGTATACAGCTAATGTGAATACAAAAAGGTTGGGAGATCACAAATGGTCAATCGATTAACATCGAAATCTACCTTTTGGTAATTCTCTTTATTTGTCTCTGAAATCCTTCTGGAACGTATGGTTTACtatggtcaaaagaaaataatccttggcTTAAATTAGGTTATTCTTCCATGTCAGCTGAATCATACCGGATTCCAACAAGTTCCTGGAAACAGTTTCAACTTCGTAATGTTACATTGCTTTGcatccagtttattctgtgggaACTTCCACTTAGATCCTAAAATAGAGCATTATTAGTCTGACCTGTTCCAGTTTTTATAAACAATATAGGAGTAGTCTACAACTTACTGTGGCATGCATCTCATATATCTAAAGCTAGTCATGTCTAGGCCTCAATTTGGCATTTGGAGACTTGACAACTTGAATCTTTCTCATTTAAATAAAGAATCAGCTGTAAGTCATGTGGTtgctatgaaataaataaaaaaatttctaagaTACAAAGTAAAATATGCATTCAGTTTGTCAAAGGTTTACCACACAATGACTGAGATGATTTGGGTGCCAAAAACGTACTGAATTAATTAAGTTTGCCGGAGCACTGAGTGTCTGGCAAGAATGAGATCATTTCTTGCTTTGGAGGAGGTGTGTATAAGGAACATCTGTAACAAATGAAATGGCTGCAAGTTATGTGTCTGTATTGAATCAATTttagttttatcttttgttttgaaaatttttgtCAAGAGTCACAGACtgtctttatttttgttgttcCTTGAGGCTCCCTTTgatcttgtttattatttatttgaaggTAATTATGATAAGAGGGAAAAGGCTTTTTTATGATTTCATaatgaatatagtatattttttgcaAATACGTAGTGTAGTGTGTTTGTAGTTAATACTAAGGAACAATTTGATTCTGTTAATCaatatattacttttttcagGACTGTTAAGCCCAAGCAGAAATCCCTAGTTCTCCCTCCTGACTCTGACCAGAATAAAAGGTTGcgtaaaaaatcaatatttgacAGCTCTTCTGAGGAATTAACTGATGACGGCGATGACCTTGTGCTTAAACAACTTGGACAAGTTCAGGCCCCTTTGTGTAGTGGTAGAGATAGTGTATACCAGGCATTTAGAGAAAAAGACATTGATGTTAATATAAACTGTGAAAATCCAATGAGTATAATGAATGAGTGGATAAAAACTAGAAGAAAATCAGGATTAAATGATTCACTAGAGAACACTGATACTGAAATTCCTTCCTTATCTGATGAACCTCAGGGTTCAGATAATAATACTCAGTCCTTCATAGGTGGTATTATTAAAGCGGGGAGATCCTACTTAGGTGATGTTGCACTGGGGGTCAAAAGtgataatacaaatgaaaatgaattttcttcATGTCAGAATTTCAGTGATGAGTATGAAGTACCGCTTAGTTATAGTCCAGAAAATGAACAGCTTTCATGTGAATTTGATAATGAGGGATTTGGATGCAATTATTCAAGTGATTATCAAGCAGAGGTAGGTGAAATTTTTGAAGATAATGAAATTGGTGAAGATAATACTACAGTCTTTTATAACAAAGAAGATGACATTGAAAGATATGTGCTTTGTTGCAAAAATACACTTCTTAATGATGATTCTCTTGAGGCAAAAAATTTTGGTTTAGTCCAGGAAAAAAGTAGTAATGAGTTAAATATGAGTTCAGTTACTTTAAACAGAAAAAGCCAGCTTTGTGAGACAGTAGATTCTGCTTTGACCAAGACTACACTGTCCTCTGACTTCGTATTTTCAAGTGAACATGTGAATGATTTAGGTGGCCAAAATATAGGCAAAGcgcaaaacttaaaaaaggagaAAGCAGTAGGTTTAAACATTGCAGACCAGAAAAAGGATGAAGTGTCATTTTGGAGCAAGAACAAAAGTGAAAGTGTAAGTGTTGATCCCCAGAACGTTGTTGGATGGGATAAGAAAAAGCCCTGCAGTAACTCAGAAATTTCAGAGGGTATTGGGAATGATCTGGGACACTGTTCTAAAACTGAAGAGGAAAGCTCTGAGAAAAATGTGTCTGAACAGTTCAAAGAGAAATCTATAATTGAAACTAAAAAGGCAGTGACAAATGCAAAACAGAGACAGAAGACCAGAAGTAACAgacagaaaggaaagagaaaatttgGATTTTTTGAATCTGAGAAAActcgtgaaggaaaaaaaattttacgagAGGTTATGAAGGAAATAGAAGAGGTGCGGAAAAGAAAACTAGAAGAGAGTCTGCTGCTAGCTAATGTTTCTCAAAGTCCGTCATTGGATTACAATTTCAAAACTAAAGGGATTCAGGaagttaaaaaaggaaagaaatctgCAGCATGTAAAAGGATAAAGAGACCAGCTAGTCAGCCAACTATGAGAGACTTTCTTCTAAAGAAAATCACTGTTGATGCTGCTGAAAAGGAGCACACAAAAAAGTTCAGTATTGAAAAGGAGAGTTCAGATGAGTTTGAGTGTGAtaatatgcataaaaatgttagctGGTCTAGGTCAGTAAAAAGGAAAGCACTTCAAGAAGACAAAGAAACTATGGAAAATTATAATCAGAAAAGATTAAGTACTTCTGACATATTTGCTGATTCATCAGAGATGTCTGATATCAGTATTTCTTGCCATGGCGAGGAGTCAGAGAAAAATGAGTCTCTCGGTAGGAAACTTTTTGATGACATAAATTTTCCTAATAAGGACAGTGAAATGGAAAATGAGTGCAGGCGTTTGTCATCACTTTCCtttcttgaaaataatagctCTGGGCAAGATGAGACCTCAGTGTCAGTGCACATGGATCCAGTAAGCAATCTCCCTTCTTCTTTCAGTAtaggtatgtatatttattgCACCTTGTAGTATTTCATACTTTTAAGGATTGccattatgtaattgtttgtattcttgttttattgtataAGAAGCTTATAACCATTTGGAGAGGAGCATCAGTCTTTGACTTGTGATCACTTGCATAGTAAGTCCTGGCAGTTCTTCATTTACATGCCAGACGAAACTCATCCATAAACACCTGAATAGATTGTTTTCAATGATTGTTTTTAGCCATCATTATTTACTTAAGTGCATAGTAGACTCTTCCTTGTTACCAAATATGTCCATTACTTcatgttagcttttttttttttatttatccattaatGAAATTAtggaaacattaaaaataaaattcttaccaGTGCTAAGGCATGAATAACATTTAAGCAACtaaaactgaatgaaaatgaTGCTGAATTTATGTTggtgagaaaattttttttttaaaagaaacctCTGTACTATTTCGCTGACAAATAGGAATCCAGTAATAACTGCAAAGTCCATGACTTGGATGGGTGTTCTGCAGGACAGTAATTTGTTTTTCAGTACTCAAATCGATTATATTGCAATAGTTACTGGCTGTCATCTCGGCAATATTGTCTTGTTAACAAATATTCTGAGGTTGAGGTGGGATTATAATAAAAGACTGGTTTGTCTAcatagaaaaaatgcaaattacttaaagaattatttatttgttcctGTGAAATACTAATGCATGGAAGGGATGGGATGAATCTGGTAACCTCTTGTTCAGTCTAGCATTTTGGATGACAGCAATAGTGAGACTGGTCTATGGAGAGAACTCTGGTAAGGGAAAAACATTTGGATATTCATGAAGTTCCCCATGAGGGAAGTGTGGGAGGGAGATGCATCTTAGAATCCATAGTAAGATTGGGTACTCAAAGTGTAGTTACCAGTACGTATCTGGTTTAACTCCAGGAGGTACTTCGGCATGCTGCTCCAAGGTTAAGGAAGGGAATGTGAGTTATTTTGCTCTATATTCACACCTCCAGGTTTACCCCAAGTTAAAGAACCccagcaaaattttttttgtttgaacaGATGGATTCCTACACAACTTGTTAAGCAGCCACCACAGATTCCAAGGGGGTGTCTAGGGACTTGTGGGCAATGACCCTCTTTTGTATGTGGTAAAGTTTTTTCTGCCTATTCCAGACACTTGCCCTCATTACATGTTGAATGAAGtagtttttctgaaaggctatggACAGTTCCCATGTCCCTCACCTCTTGGGCTTCCTCATCAGAGGAGGCATAAGTTCACTTGATTGCTCTATGAAGCTAGGAAGAAAAGGGTTTCCTAGAAACACCAGGAAAGGAGTTAACAATAAGATTGTACCAATCAGAGTGGCACGCATTCTATGATTAGTATAGCTGATCCTTTCCTGGACTGTTCTTATAGTTATTGAATTTTTGATGTACTTGAAAAGGTTGAAGAAGTTTTTCTTTATCTGTAATAAAAGGGTATGGTCCGCATTGCCAGATATTTGGGGCAGAGGGGTAGATATATGAGGATGTATGGGTAGCAGATGCTGTTCCATCTTTCTCCATCATCAGGTCAGCTTTGGGCAAGCTGGAAGCTTTGCTAAATGTTGTGAATGACCTTTAAGCATGGTTTCCCAATCTTCTGATTCTTCTGGTTGACCTTCCCAGAGCCCTTCCATCATAAGAGAAGCTACTGAGGCAACTTCACTAGCAATTACACGGATGGAGGTTATTAAAATTCTTGAGAAAGGAACTCATCTGTCCCcgaaaaattaacattaatttacATTTGGTCATGGCAATACTATGGGATGTACTGCTCAAAGATAGAGGATGAAAGAAAATGGTAGAGGGCAGGGGTTCCAATCCTGGCGGGACGCCATTAAGCAAAACATGAAAGTCTAAGGGTCTCAGCGCCATAAGCGTTTCGGCGCCATAGATAAAACTCATATGTAGTATATTACTTCAGTACAATATACTGCTGTACGTATACTGTAAAATGATGAAAGccttacttttaatcctttttGTGTCTTCTacaatacatatgtacatacctCCATTTCATGTTATATCCTGTATGTTGTATAGTAGTGTagtagtacagtggaacctcgacatacaaaagtcccagcttacgaaaaattcaagttacaatagcaaatacgaagatttttttgcctctaaatatgaaaataattcaagttacgaaaggttgctataaagtcctgagattcacccggaccgccgagaacaattttaaaactcagccgccgccaactgagtagactcgccaccatcctcccatcTCCCATTGGtgcctgatgctagtcaccgccataagatcctgctctcctattggtcagcatctctcccatcgtgctctccGTAAAGGCGTTCTTTGGCCACTGCGTCACACcttcgttatcgtacgcacgcggaattttttcattcacatatacgatttcgtttgttaacgtaaattcgtgttaatgatttcgctttgtactttatcgttgTGTGAAAatttaattagtatactacataacttaattacgtacagtatagtcatgggtcccaagaaagctgctgaagttcacggaaagaagaggatgctttctatggagacaaaaatggagattatcaagaagtatgaagctggcatgcggttgagtgtgatcactaaggaatacggccgaaatccctCAACGATAgacaccatccttaagcagaaggaagccatcaaagcagttacaccttccaGGGGCgtaactattttgtccaacaagaggagccacgtgcacgatgagatggagaggctgcttcttgtatggataaaagacaaagaaatcgctggcgatacgataaccgagacggcaatcttccacaaggccagcactattttcggcgatttgattgcccaggccgaagatgccggaggagaagggacatcgacaccaaccccagacttcaaggcttcttgtgggtggtttgaaaaattccggaaacggactagcatccatttggtggtacggcatggggaggcggccagctcggacacgaaagcggctgaagcctttattaagacgttcgacaagatgacgatcaacaaaggctacagttctcagcaagtcttcaactgtgatgagactggccttttttggaaaaaaatgcctcgttggacgtacatcacggaggaagagaagaagcttccgggcataagcctatgaaagaccgGTTTACGCTCGCTctttgttcgaatgccagtgaggattgcaaggtgaagcccctacttgtctatcattcggagactcctcgagccttcaaggcccacaaagtgctaaaggagaagcttccagtgatgtggagggctaatgcgaaagcctgggtaacgagacttttgttcagtgagtgggtaaatctgtgtttcggcccgacaatgaagaaattcttggaagagaagcacctccctctgaaatgtctgctgttgttggacaatgcccctgctcaccctcctggcctcgaggaggatatcctagcggagtattctttcatcaaggttctttatcttctgcctaacaccacccctctcctccagcccatggaccagcaagtgatatcgaacttcaagaggctgtatacgaaacatcttttcaagagatgtttcgacatcaccgataccgcaaacctcaccttgtgtgaattctggaaggagcatttcgacatcgtcatatgcatccgaagatgatgcagattcagaaacagttgacgatcctgaaactgtttcgcaaccagatcttgacgagatcgttgcactctgcaagtccatggggctggtcgtcgacaaggac is part of the Macrobrachium nipponense isolate FS-2020 chromosome 6, ASM1510439v2, whole genome shotgun sequence genome and harbors:
- the LOC135216777 gene encoding uncharacterized protein LOC135216777, which codes for MSVRHIDFLKIKPSKCLMVEIRPVRCYVETSSGKTKTAKWMSYEHWKELRILLNDITTSYEESKMIGSTGEIKCNEYKMKDGQNIKIGYMFVAHNSYQCHFLMPKDNATWTDDEDDDDDAEEYQRLKDKGGKYRALIPCAERLVVSVRLQSQASQLEIPADKQLFKTLDSSFVVTNTISDYFSSSQKQCIDSESSSLQLRCNERKKVKNMTVKPKQKSLVLPPDSDQNKRLRKKSIFDSSSEELTDDGDDLVLKQLGQVQAPLCSGRDSVYQAFREKDIDVNINCENPMSIMNEWIKTRRKSGLNDSLENTDTEIPSLSDEPQGSDNNTQSFIGGIIKAGRSYLGDVALGVKSDNTNENEFSSCQNFSDEYEVPLSYSPENEQLSCEFDNEGFGCNYSSDYQAEVGEIFEDNEIGEDNTTVFYNKEDDIERYVLCCKNTLLNDDSLEAKNFGLVQEKSSNELNMSSVTLNRKSQLCETVDSALTKTTLSSDFVFSSEHVNDLGGQNIGKAQNLKKEKAVGLNIADQKKDEVSFWSKNKSESVSVDPQNVVGWDKKKPCSNSEISEGIGNDLGHCSKTEEESSEKNVSEQFKEKSIIETKKAVTNAKQRQKTRSNRQKGKRKFGFFESEKTREGKKILREVMKEIEEVRKRKLEESLLLANVSQSPSLDYNFKTKGIQEVKKGKKSAACKRIKRPASQPTMRDFLLKKITVDAAEKEHTKKFSIEKESSDEFECDNMHKNVSWSRSVKRKALQEDKETMENYNQKRLSTSDIFADSSEMSDISISCHGEESEKNESLGRKLFDDINFPNKDSEMENECRRLSSLSFLENNSSGQDETSVSVHMDPVSNLPSSFSIDESFQVLMESAPQIDHLRKCKSKLTAIPVSELSERLEDAHEYLKGIISEKIFSEKHQIFKGNSKDCRDLLNIEVYAVFEEEQSEFMIDLMREKYFEKLQSSIKDRNVRRQYIWKVLVPSFFVKLAMDVLNISSEKETEKELMEICMNLDD